A window of the Streptomyces sp. NBC_00250 genome harbors these coding sequences:
- a CDS encoding LacI family DNA-binding transcriptional regulator, with translation MGGVTIPLPRGAGNGAPRLADIAAQSGVSEATVSRVLNGKAGVAGATRHKVLAALDVLGYERPVRLKRRSAGLVGLVVPELTNPIFPAFAQVVEQVLAGHGYTPVLCTQMPGGATEDELVEQLVERGVAGIVFLSGLHADASADPARYARLTARGVPYVLINGYNENIDANFVSPDDRAAARMAVRHLVELGHERIGLAIGPTRYVPSRRKAEGFTAELYELLGVERADAERFIRPTLFGVEGGHAAADILLREGCTGIVCGSDLMALGVIRAVRAQGLDVPGDVSVVGFDDSPLIAFTSPPLSTVRQPVQAMATAAVGALLEEIEGNPVQRTEFVFQPELVVRGSTAQPPARAVHPQTVPQVLT, from the coding sequence GTGGGCGGTGTGACGATCCCCCTGCCGCGGGGCGCCGGGAACGGCGCCCCGCGGCTCGCGGACATCGCGGCCCAGTCGGGGGTCAGCGAGGCCACCGTCAGCCGAGTCCTCAACGGCAAGGCGGGGGTGGCCGGCGCGACCCGGCACAAGGTGCTCGCGGCGCTCGACGTGCTCGGCTACGAGCGTCCCGTACGGCTGAAACGGCGCAGCGCGGGCCTCGTCGGCCTCGTCGTGCCCGAGCTGACCAACCCGATCTTCCCGGCGTTCGCGCAGGTCGTCGAACAGGTCCTCGCCGGACACGGCTACACCCCGGTGCTCTGCACCCAGATGCCCGGCGGCGCCACCGAGGACGAGCTCGTCGAGCAGCTGGTGGAGCGCGGGGTGGCCGGCATCGTCTTCCTCTCCGGGCTGCACGCGGACGCCTCCGCCGACCCGGCGCGGTACGCCCGGCTGACCGCCCGGGGCGTGCCGTACGTCCTCATCAACGGCTACAACGAGAACATCGACGCCAACTTCGTCTCCCCGGACGACCGGGCGGCGGCCCGCATGGCCGTGCGGCACCTGGTCGAGCTGGGCCACGAGCGGATCGGCCTCGCCATCGGCCCCACCCGCTATGTGCCCTCGCGCCGCAAGGCCGAGGGCTTCACCGCCGAGCTGTACGAGCTCCTCGGCGTCGAACGCGCGGACGCGGAACGGTTCATCAGACCCACGCTCTTCGGTGTCGAGGGCGGGCACGCGGCCGCCGACATCCTGCTCCGCGAGGGCTGCACCGGCATCGTCTGCGGCTCCGACCTGATGGCGCTCGGAGTGATCCGTGCCGTCCGCGCCCAGGGCCTCGACGTGCCCGGGGACGTCTCCGTCGTCGGCTTCGACGACTCGCCGCTGATCGCCTTCACCAGCCCGCCGCTGTCCACCGTGCGCCAGCCCGTCCAGGCCATGGCGACGGCGGCCGTCGGCGCGCTCCTGGAGGAGATCGAGGGGAATCCCGTGCAGCGCACGGAGTTCGTCTTCCAGCCGGAGCTGGTGGTCCGCGGCTCCACGGCGCAGCCGCCGGCCAGGGCCGTCCACCCGCAGACGGTCCCGCAAGTCCTTACGTAA
- a CDS encoding sugar ABC transporter permease, translating to MTTTTPTPRTANTHRAANAHRAVNTPVRNRRSPLASVGLHVTLIVTSAIAVFPVLWVLLTSLKPAKYATTTDFVKETTIENYTNLLKDTPFLTWFANSLLVAGLTTVVGVFIAATTGYAVSRFRFPGKRGLMWTLLITQMFPVAVLIVPIYNIMASMGLLNQPAGLVITYLTIAVPFCAWMMKGFFDTIPREIDESGYVDGLTPFGTFWRLILPLAKPGIAVTAFYSFITAWGEVAYASAFMVGDENLTLAGGLQKFVNQYGAQWGPMSAASVLIAIPAALVFLLAQRHLVTGMSAGAVKG from the coding sequence CCATCGGGCCGCGAACGCCCACCGGGCCGTGAACACCCCGGTCCGCAACCGGCGTTCGCCGCTCGCCTCCGTCGGGCTGCACGTCACGCTGATCGTGACCTCCGCGATCGCCGTCTTCCCGGTGCTGTGGGTCCTGCTGACCTCGCTCAAGCCCGCGAAGTACGCGACCACCACGGACTTCGTCAAAGAGACGACGATCGAGAACTACACGAACCTGCTGAAGGACACCCCGTTCCTCACCTGGTTCGCCAACTCGCTGCTCGTCGCCGGTCTCACCACCGTCGTCGGCGTCTTCATCGCCGCCACCACCGGCTACGCCGTCAGCCGCTTCCGCTTCCCCGGCAAGCGCGGCCTGATGTGGACGCTGCTCATCACCCAGATGTTCCCGGTCGCCGTCCTGATCGTGCCGATCTACAACATCATGGCGTCGATGGGCCTGCTCAACCAGCCGGCCGGCCTGGTCATCACGTACCTGACCATCGCCGTCCCGTTCTGCGCCTGGATGATGAAGGGCTTCTTCGACACCATCCCGCGCGAGATCGACGAGTCCGGCTACGTCGACGGCCTCACCCCGTTCGGCACGTTCTGGCGGCTGATCCTGCCGCTCGCCAAGCCGGGCATCGCGGTCACCGCGTTCTACTCGTTCATCACCGCCTGGGGCGAGGTCGCCTACGCCTCCGCCTTCATGGTCGGCGACGAGAACCTCACGCTCGCCGGCGGACTCCAGAAGTTCGTCAACCAGTACGGCGCCCAGTGGGGCCCGATGTCCGCGGCCTCCGTCCTGATCGCCATCCCCGCGGCACTGGTGTTCCTCCTCGCCCAGCGGCACCTGGTGACCGGCATGTCCGCCGGCGCCGTCAAGGGCTGA
- a CDS encoding glycoside hydrolase family 13 protein, with amino-acid sequence MTQHLATPADAPTTGTHTGWWRDAVIYQVYPRSFADGNGDGMGDLEGIRSRLPYLKELGVDAVWLSPFYASPQADAGYDVADYRAIDPMFGSLLDADAVIREAHALGLRIIVDLVPNHSSDQHEWFQRALREGPGSVLRERYHFRPGKGENGELPPNDWESIFGGPAWTRTENPDGTPGDWYLHLFAPEQPDFNWEHPAVRDEFRSILRFWLDMGVDGFRVDVAHGLVKAEGLPDLGAHDQLKLLGNDVMPFFDQDGVHEIYRSWRKVLSEYDGERVLVAEAWTPTVDRTANYVRPDEMHQAFNFQYLGTHWDAAELRRVIDDSLEAMRPVGAPTTWVLSNHDVTRHATRFANPAGLGTQLREAGDRELGLRRARAATLLMLALPGSAYVYQGEELGLPDVTDLPDEVRQDPSFWRASGQDGFRDGCRVPIPWTVEGSSYGFGDGGSWLPQPTTWAGLSVEAQTGDPGSTLELYRSALAVRRAQPGLGAGEAVEWLEAPEGVLSFRRDGFACIANTTGRAISVPLPGRFLLSNEEITVVDDEAVLPADSTAWWAV; translated from the coding sequence ATGACCCAGCATCTCGCCACCCCGGCCGACGCCCCGACCACCGGCACGCACACGGGCTGGTGGAGAGACGCGGTGATCTACCAGGTCTACCCGCGCAGCTTCGCCGACGGCAACGGCGACGGCATGGGCGACCTGGAGGGCATCCGCAGCCGGCTGCCGTACCTCAAGGAACTCGGCGTCGACGCCGTCTGGCTCTCCCCCTTCTACGCCTCGCCACAGGCCGACGCCGGCTACGACGTCGCCGACTACCGGGCCATCGACCCCATGTTCGGCTCGCTCCTCGACGCCGACGCCGTGATCCGCGAAGCCCACGCGCTGGGCCTGCGCATCATCGTCGACCTGGTCCCCAACCACTCCTCCGACCAGCACGAGTGGTTCCAGCGCGCGCTGCGCGAGGGCCCCGGGTCGGTCCTGCGCGAGCGCTACCACTTCCGTCCCGGCAAGGGCGAGAACGGCGAACTGCCGCCCAACGACTGGGAGTCCATCTTCGGCGGCCCCGCCTGGACCCGCACCGAGAACCCGGACGGCACCCCCGGCGACTGGTACCTCCACCTCTTCGCCCCGGAGCAGCCCGACTTCAACTGGGAACACCCCGCCGTACGCGACGAGTTCCGCTCGATCCTCCGCTTCTGGCTCGACATGGGCGTCGACGGCTTCCGCGTCGACGTCGCCCACGGACTGGTCAAGGCCGAGGGCCTGCCCGACCTCGGCGCCCACGACCAGCTGAAGCTGCTCGGCAACGACGTCATGCCCTTCTTCGACCAGGACGGCGTCCACGAGATCTACCGCTCCTGGCGGAAGGTCCTCTCCGAGTACGACGGCGAGCGCGTCCTCGTCGCCGAGGCCTGGACCCCCACCGTCGACCGCACCGCGAACTACGTGCGCCCCGACGAGATGCACCAGGCCTTCAACTTCCAGTACCTGGGCACCCACTGGGACGCCGCCGAACTGCGCCGCGTCATCGACGACTCGCTCGAAGCGATGCGCCCGGTCGGCGCCCCCACCACCTGGGTGCTCTCCAACCACGACGTCACCCGGCACGCCACCCGCTTCGCCAACCCGGCGGGCCTCGGCACCCAGCTGCGCGAGGCCGGCGACCGCGAACTCGGCCTGCGCCGAGCCCGCGCCGCCACCCTGCTGATGCTGGCGCTGCCCGGCTCGGCGTACGTCTACCAGGGCGAGGAGCTCGGCCTGCCCGACGTCACCGACCTGCCCGACGAGGTCCGTCAGGACCCGTCGTTCTGGCGGGCGTCCGGCCAGGACGGCTTCCGCGACGGCTGCCGGGTGCCGATCCCGTGGACCGTCGAGGGCAGCTCGTACGGCTTCGGCGACGGCGGCTCCTGGCTGCCGCAGCCCACCACCTGGGCCGGTCTGAGCGTCGAGGCGCAGACCGGTGACCCCGGCTCCACCCTGGAGCTCTACCGCAGCGCCCTCGCCGTGCGGCGGGCGCAGCCCGGACTCGGTGCGGGCGAGGCCGTCGAGTGGCTGGAGGCACCCGAGGGTGTGCTCTCCTTCCGCCGTGACGGCTTCGCCTGCATCGCCAACACCACCGGCCGGGCCATCTCCGTCCCGCTGCCCGGCCGGTTCCTTCTCTCGAACGAGGAGATCACCGTCGTCGACGACGAGGCGGTCCTGCCCGCCGACTCGACCGCCTGGTGGGCGGTGTGA